A region of Actinomycetota bacterium DNA encodes the following proteins:
- a CDS encoding thiamine pyrophosphate-dependent enzyme, with the protein SDASPIDPYRLVHEINEFLTPDSLYIGDGGDIVTFSGQVVQPKSPGHWMDPGPLGTLGVGVPFVMAAKYARPEKEVVCLFGDGAFSLTGWDFETLVRFNLPFIGIVGNNSSMNQIRYGQAAKYGDDRGRIGNTLGHVRYGEFARLLGGYGEDVSDPAEIRPALERARESGKPSLINVWVDPEVYAPGTMNQTMYK; encoded by the coding sequence TCCGACGCGTCACCGATCGACCCGTACCGGCTGGTGCACGAGATCAACGAGTTCCTCACCCCCGACTCGCTCTACATCGGCGACGGCGGCGACATCGTCACGTTCTCCGGCCAGGTGGTGCAGCCGAAGTCGCCTGGCCACTGGATGGACCCTGGTCCACTCGGGACACTCGGCGTCGGCGTGCCGTTCGTGATGGCCGCCAAGTACGCCCGCCCCGAGAAGGAGGTCGTGTGCCTCTTCGGTGACGGCGCGTTCAGCCTGACCGGCTGGGACTTCGAGACGCTGGTGCGGTTCAACCTGCCGTTCATCGGCATCGTGGGCAACAACTCCTCGATGAACCAGATCCGCTACGGCCAGGCCGCCAAGTACGGCGACGACCGGGGCCGCATCGGCAACACCCTCGGCCACGTGCGCTACGGCGAGTTCGCCCGGCTGCTCGGGGGATACGGCGAGGACGTCTCCGACCCCGCCGAGATCCGGCCGGCGCTGGAGCGGGCCCGCGAGTCGGGCAAGCCGTCGCTCATCAACGTGTGGGTCGACCCGGAGGTCTACGCCCCGGGAACCATGAACCAGACCATGTACAAGTGA